Below is a window of Neodiprion virginianus isolate iyNeoVirg1 chromosome 4, iyNeoVirg1.1, whole genome shotgun sequence DNA.
TTGTGTAGCGcccacggtcttacatacaggtctggtaACTCCGGCACTTTTGAGTGGTAGGGGGTGTCACCGTTAGTGAGGCACACGGTCTTGTTTCCTATCTATCCGCTAGGGGCGCCATTGCCCCGGGGTAtgatagatatagatatataccgATAAGATAACCTGCTCATCGAAGTTTTTGACAGTTCATACCTCAGTGTAAAGTGTGTAAACGATAGATCATTTACACAAGATCTCAAACTGTCTCAAAAGTTGTGAGCCCTCGCTTGATGTTTATGGATTTTATTGACTTAAACATTTGAGGATtccgttaaaataaaacaattatcacgCCCGCCATGGAATGCTAGTAAGCatctcaatcattttttatttgtatctttcttcatttttgagtGTTATTCAGGACtgttgattccgaaaaatcaaCTGTTCGGATCTGATTTATGATTGGCTCACCCCGAGGGGGCAGCGCTGCAGACGGCGAAGGCGAGAACCACGGTTTTGCCTCATTATCTGAGTCATTCCCCACCCTACTAGGTTGCGaacctgtatgtaagaccgtggtaGCGCCTAACTGCAAAAACAGATCTTTCTCAAAATCACAAAAACAATGTGAGGTCGAAGTAGAGAATAAGGCTACATTTCACCTGTGAGTATAAGTAACGCTTCTGGAATTGTAAATAATGTGAATGCTGTGATTCCAACTAATGTATTTGTATCTATGTTCATTCAAGTCTTCCGAAAAATATTGAGAGGCGTAGGATATGGCTTGATACGATAGTGTTGACGAACACAAGCGTGCCAAAGTATGCTTATTTATGTTCATGTCATTTTTCACCGGAATAATTCGATCGAACATCTGCCTTCAAAGTTAGGCTGAAAGACGATGCTATTCCAAATGTGAGTTCAATTCATAGTTTttgaatacaaatatatttcagcATGTGAACataaatcatttatttatgtaggttctatatacaataatttacGAATCATTCAACGCGATGTTTTCTGTTTATTCTGtcattgtattatatatttttttttttggttttttctttgtttatatttatactcaTTATTATTCTGGTTCTATGTACAGGTGCTTTGCACCTCTATAGAATGTTCGCCGGAATTAAaattggatttaaaaaaaatgtgcttACCTGCACagttttttatacaaaaagaATTGAAGCTGTGTtcgtacatacctatacagtTCGATGAAATAGTTTGTCGCAACGATCTGTCCGAAAAACTAATACTGCCTAAAGTGAATCGTTTAAACGTGGCGCCCGAAAACTTACAATAGCTCATCAATATGGCCGACGTGCTACCACATGTACTCTCCCCAAGGTGCATTCCCCTCGCCCACAAGCCTAGCTTACGCTCCGTCCATAAGTCCGTGTATGGGAGGTATTTGTCCTCCCTAACCTTCAAATTTTGACGTATAGAAAATAGGAAAGGTCGCAATGGCGTTTAGTTCGTGATGAGTGTAGATCAAAATTGTACACTGGTTTTTATTTGCAGTTTATCAAGACAgtatattttcttcatttctcatTGTAAGTTTGTTACATATTGATAGTGCTGTTTCGTTATTAATGAAGATAAAAAACGGATTTAAGGAACGAATATCTCCGGAAATAAGATCCTTGTTGTGCAGtaggtaaaatttataaataacatGATTTTGCAATGCGTAATTTTGTCACAACTTTGGCTAAATACATACCCTGATTAAACCTTTCAATATTTTAGCACTCTTTCATTCTGTCATTTGGCTTCACCAggcattttattattattcactgaTAACTTTCTGAAAAATCTTAGCTAGTTATACAGataattttatagaaaaagATCTTAATGTCATAAACAAGAGTTGTGGCTTGTTTAATTCTGAGCTCATGCGCCATTAGCATTACAAGGGTAAAGAGTCATTTAGTTGCCACTAATGACTGCGGCGAAATCAGCAATATACTAATGACTTTGGACAACACATTTAATACAAACTAATTGTTGCTACATCTCTGTAGACAAGTTAGTCATTGGAATCTGTTATGTTCCAATTTCTTCAGCTCatcagtttaaaaattttcaatgaatagacattattatcattctaCAGATACGATGCTATTAACCTGACGTTCATCAACATTGAATACTGTAATGGCTGAAATAGAAGCTGCGGAAGGCTCACAGTCAACCATAAACCTTCTCGATGAAAATCTGTTTGAATTGCGCTGTCTACTCAAAGCTGGTGAAATTTCTCACAGTGCCCGGTCTGAGATTGGCAGAAAGCAGCTTTTGGCGTTCACAACGGGGAATGCCGACTTAGTACTTCATTATCAACCAGATGTTGACTGCCCACCAATCGTCAAGAGAATTCCGTGGTTTCAAGGATCCTACAAACGAATCTCAGCCCTTTGTTTCGATCCTTCTGGATCTTGGCTCCTTACCGCTAGTATCGATGGCTCTTTGTATATTGTACCCGCTTTAGCTTTGGTTGATGAGAACACGAGCCTAGATCACAGATGGGCTACGAACGATGTTACATCATTCTCTTCACTAAATACTCAGTCTTCATATGCCAGGTAATATTAACAATTTAGTCAATATTACATAATTGTTGAAGtctagtattttttattcacttattACATTTGAGACTTGACGTGTATCCTTAACACTTCTAATtagtatataaaaattgacacaTTTGTCACATTACTTTTGTATAAACGATAAGCTTTGCATCAAATTAATCAAGTATAACCAATTTGCAGACCTAGTGCATTGGTATGGTGGCAAGGAGTTGTGGATTGCAGCCATGTTGGTATTATAGGAACAGAACATGGTGAAATTGTGCTCGTTAATCTAGAGAATGGTTGTCAAGTTGGACTGACGAATGTCACAGGGAATGTAGCCAATCTTCACATTTGTCAGGATAGCAGTCTTGATGTAGTGTCACTTTTAATAACGAACCAAACCCACCAACAGTGGAGGTTGATCTTGGAACAGCGTACGAACGGTTACGTGTATCCTTTGGAAGGTGGCAAACCTTTCCACAGATCCAATCCTCTATTACATTCAAGTGGAGGCCTAAGTGACGAAGTGAAAAACTTTCCCACCACTAGATCTCGACTTCAAGGACTCAAACAACTTTCTGTTGAGAAACTCGCTATACTAAAACAAAAGTTGGCTGAGACTAGAAGTCGCAGTTTAACGGGATCCTCGGCACGACGTGGTAGGTGGTAAAATATCGAAAGATTGAACATTACCAAAGATATTTGGTGCTTTTAGTTAGTAAGTGATGCTTGGGAATTTTGTATTCCATCTAAAAATGATTCAGCAATTTAACACCAGTATTTACGATTGTATCATGGGTTACATTTGATTTTAGACAGCAGCAGTAGTAGCGGAACTGATGAGACAATTACGGTTGGCCTAAGTAGACATTTTTcggagagaagagaagattTGCTTAATCCAGAATTGGTACCTCGAGATATGTTTCTTACACCTCAGTACACTCGTCAGGGTCAGCATCTGTATACCGGTTATCATCCACCAACTAACCATCTCACTGTAAGAAAAAGTCTATTTCTTTTACTTCTATTAATCGAAAAATCTGAAGTAATATTTGTGCTATAATTGtttctgaataattttacacagATCCATGAGACCGAAGCTTCTATGGTGCCTCTATATGTGCATAAGATGCCATCGTTCTGCCACAACATATTACTCACTCAGCGTCTATTTTATGTAACCGACGTTCATCAAAAATCTCTCCTTATTATTTCGTGCCCTTTATCTGAAACACGGATTGGTGGTGATACAGAGTTTAATCCTGAGTCAGTGATAGGACGATTTTCTTTTGCgagaaataatgaaatcaTAGACAAAGTGTACAGAGTAACCGATTTTAAAGTTACAACAACAAAGGATACCAGTGGGAATAGTGAGAATCAGTACGGCATTCCCAAGAAGGTGGAGGACATCAAAGCAGATATTCCCCTTGTCGATACTTGCATAATTGTTACCAATTTTGCTATATACAAAATCGAAGTCAGGTTTGTGCATTTCACATAAGTGATTTGTTACATGGCAATTTTGACATTGTTCAGATCCAGTTGAATACATTGATCTTGTCTCGATGTACTCGTCACAGCTAAACtattttgtacaatttattcaaCAGGAGACCATTGCTATCAGTTTTCATGGATCTAGTTTTAAAACACAAGGAATTGGAAAAAGCTGAAAGATTGGCCTTAGTTTTCGGAATGAATCTGCAACATCTATTGGAAAATGCGGGAGATATACTTTTGTCCAATAAGGAATTTTCGAGAGCTATTGTCTTGTATAAATTATCAAGAGTAAGCGTACTGCcagtaataaatataaaaatgatttatatatatattttgaccTGACACACCATCTATCATTGGGTTGCAGTGTCGATTGTTGAAAAGTGTTCTCAAATTTGCATCGGCTGGACATACAACAGAATTACTAAGTTATGTTACTGGTTGCTTAGTTCCACCATCGGTCATAGAGTTATCAGTGACAACCAGAATACATTTGTCTAATTTGAGTGTCATGGCATTTACAGAACTGACTCTACGAGCCTCAGCGCAACAATCCAATCAAACTCACAAACAATTTTCGTGAGTGTCAAGAAAATTTCTCTAATCTGTttcttattcaaaattattgcttatttattttgaatcaCTGTCACATTTCTAATGCAATATATCTCTCttcatagaaattttttagctTCAAATACTTTTTATGACGAAGTTCTAGCAGTCAATGTCGCAGGACAAACTGGGCTGTGGGAGGTTTTACAGCAGTTAGCTACTCAGAGGGGCCTTTATCATCAAGTTCTGGAAGTTCTTATGAAGGTTGTCCGTTCATTGAATTTGAGTTCCTCTCAGCCTGCACATCATCAACTCGACTGTATgtttaaagaaattaaatcgACATATCTTGTGGctgagaaaatgttttttctcattgttttaTTACTTTCAGCTGGATTATTAATGTGTCTAAGTGAATCAGGATTAATTCAAGCAATGCTAGTATGTCCAAATCTGGCCAAACATCATACAGCCTTTGTTCTTGCTAATCTTGCTACATTACAATTGTTCGCCCTTCAGGTACgtttattaattcaattgaCACTTGTTATCAAGATTGGTGctgcaataaatataattctgTAACTTCGGTTTTTCCAGAGGTTGACTGCATTGTATGATCCAACTAGTCCAGTATTACGACCGTTGTTAATCCGGTGCAGAGCTCGACATCGAACTACATCTCACAGCTCTCAATCCAGTCAATTTGATTCTTTAGATCTAACAGAAACTTTAGTGAGTAGATTTTACGTGCAAATTTTCTGCCCAGAAAATTCTTGaaagtttattattaatttttcattttttaaaataactaTTACATGATTAACGTGATGCTTGAAAATAGCGATTttgcatcaatttttcatgaaaatttcacatatgaaattattcttatttcagGATGAAGTTGGTGCACCAGTAGAGGAATTTATCGAGAcatttcttcttattcttctaaCTCTCATTCATAAAAAGTCTCCTGCGTTGAACTATGAACCAAAACTGATGCATCGTATACCAGTGTCTAATACAGAAAGAGTAAGATTCTTACATTGATACTGAAAAGATTGAACcaaaataaatacttttcGCTTATTTTATCAGGATATCGATGACGTAAACTCTAATGCAGACTTCAAACGGAGGGCTTTGAGTGCTGGATTCTCTCATGTAGCCCTCATCAGAAATAACAATGTTTATACTTGGGGAAATGCTGCGCAAGGATGTTTAGGTAACTTTATCACTGTACATCCACGAGGCACCTGCTGTCTGCTAAATAGAACagtaacgaaaaattatttactgtaacccgagaaaaaaagttcatgCACATTCTGACTACCTAACTTGGACAATTATAAATTTCCGGCAGGAACTGGTCCAACGATGTCTAGATATGGATCTCCTCAGATAATTCCCACTTTTCAAAGTATGAAGGTAGAAGTACTTAGTGTATCGTGTGGTCGTTGTCACTCTTTGGCCGTGACTAATAATGGTATATATGCTTGGGGCGCTAGTCAGTTTGGTCAACTTGGGCTTGAGAAAAAGCTTCAATGTCCAAATCCAGAATTGATTGTTACCTTGGCACACGAAATTATTGTCGATGCAGTAGCTGGTCAGTATCACTCAGTTGCATTGACTAAAGATGGAAGAGTATTCACCTGGGGCTGGGGCGTGCATGGCCAATTAGGTCATGGAAATaccattgaaaaaaatattccaaccTTGGTTACCTCGCTCCTCGGGACTATTGTAAGGCAAATAAGCGCTGGCCATGCGCACACTTTAGTACTAACTGCCGATGGTGATGTCTACTCGTTTGGTAGCAACGTGTTTGGTCAACTTGGGAATGGGACTAATATTAAGTCTTCACTTCCCATAAAAGTTACATTGTTGccagaaaaaatttggttGATCACAActggatattttcaaaatgtgagTTTTTCATTGTATCATAATGCCATTGATTGAGATTCGAGAACAAATACTTTTAAACAGTTTATGTATGTAGTATTACAAGACATCACGTAAATTTTACCAGCACATATTGTTTCACAGCTGGCTGTTACTGCTACAAATAAATTGTACACATGGGGAGCTAGTCCCCAGGTCTTGCGGCTGCAAGCACAGGCACAAAAGAAGGCTAGAATACTTCAGCAACGGGTAGCTTCGGATAAAGTTACTCAATATATTGAAACTCTTGATAAGTATAATGAAATTGCACAAGACAGTGACTCAATTGCACAATCCGAGCAAAACAATGCACAAATtaatgaaacagaaaattcaaatgaagatTCAACTAATACCACAGAGCAGTCAAAACAGACTGCCAGCATCAAGTTGCCAACTAGTCCACGATTGCGAGGCATCAACGTCGGGGCCATTGAAGAAGCACAAACTCATTTGCAACCTTCGTTAGTTGACACGAGCTCAGTTTGCGGGCAGATAGTACAGGTAATGCCTACTCGTGGACATTTAGAGCACGAGTATTCTTTCGCTTTATGAGGGTCAGCTTCTTTAGTCAGTCCTGTAAGACATGCATTACATTTTTAGATATCAACTGGATGCCATCATTCTTGTCTTTTAACAAAGGATGGGTCAGTTTACGTATGGGGACGAAATTTGGATGGACAGATAGGCAATGGTAGTCGGCGTGAAGTAACGATTCCCATGCCCCTCAGCTATAATCCTATTTCTTCCACACCTAAGGTTCCACCACGACATAACGGCTACAAAGCAAATGAAAAACGGCAGAGTCCAGATACAGATAATGGGAATGCCAATGGTGGAGGAAATCATAATGATGGCAGATCAAATTATGTGCCGACAAATGGGAATGAAGATGCCAGAAGAGATGAAGCTAATCGAGCCATCAAAGCAGTTAGCCTTTGTTGTGGTTGTGATTATACTGTCGCCATGCAACCAGGTAAAACATTATCAAAAGtcatgaataattatattgtagAAGTTTATAATTTCGTTGCCATTCTTGTTCAAGGAGGGACTGTTCTTGCATGGGGAAGTAATAATACCGCGCAATTGGGTCGTCCTCCAGTAGAAGATTCGCGAGGTGTTGAGAGAAAACTGGTTTTGCTCAAATCGTCAAGACGAATTGTTCGATTGCCACATGCTGCTCACTCAACTCTAGATACTCCTAGTCAAGTTCCTAATATTCCTACTCCTGTTATTTCTTATCGAAGTTATGACGTCACACCGTTGGCTGGGCTTGTGCAACCATTGACTGTTGTGGAAAAGTCGTTAGGAGAAACGACCTTACATTATATACTGGAAAGGCTGAACGGATTATATGATAGTGCCAAAATAATGGATAAGGTGAACTTTACAtacacatttttatacatccTACAGCCCAAGATGTACTTTGAATTGTAGTGTGtcttttgtaattttacaAGGTGCTAAATATCTATTAAAGATTTCGGTTGTAGATGTTAAATGTTTTCTGATAGTAAATATGTATTCTGTGATTGTTTTACAGTGTATTCAACTGGGAAATTATCAAGCCGCTTCAAAGATTTCTCTACTGGAGCATAATTTTACGGATGCTCTCTCACATcaattgaaaatgttgaacACCTCTCACCTAAAATTGTACAAGTTTTCATACAAGTGTGATCGAAACCAAGTCGAAACTGATTCTTCTGTCGACTTGAACGACATGGCAAAAGCAGTAGGAAATTCGCTAACATCCGATGCGCAGACTCGACATATCAAGGAAAATACCGAACTGTTTGATAAACACATGGAACAAAATTTAGTCGATACTTTAGAAGAATctgaagagaagaaaaaaatgaaaatgtctGCTAGCAGATCTTTAGACAGCTTTCAGTCACTGGAACAAGAGTTATACACGTTTGATTGTCAAGGAGGCTCAGAAGAATTGTGCGAAGATTCTAAAAGCGAGGATATTTCATTAGACATTACTGAAGATGCTCTTGACAGTGTGTATGACGAGCAGAAAAAGAAtactttttcagaaaatgtTCCAGCATTTGTGAAGAATGCTGCTCAGGCTGGGGAAAATTCTTTACCAAATCTGTCTGATTTGACTTCTGCTCCAAGAATGTCGGAAGAGCTCGATTTTATAACGAGAAATTTGAATCATCAGAAGAATGCGAACTGTGCTACTGTTTCAGAAGATGAACAATTTTTAGCCCAAAAAAAGATTAATGTTAttaatagaaatattttaggGAATGAGGCTAAAGGTAATCAAGAAAACGCCATAGTATCTGAAGCTACAAGCATTGTAGAGTTTTATGTCAGTGAAATTGAAGACGAATCTCATGCTACAATGCGAGAGGTTCTACAGATAGCCATTGAGTTCTGGATCAAACACAATTTGCCGAtagaaaatttagaaaatatattactgCGGCATATGAGCAAGTTTTTTTACCCCCTCGGCCTATTATTGTTTTGGTAAGCAAATGTGTCAATTGACAGAGGTTTTTACCTGTAATATCAGTTTGAGATTGTCGAATGTTCGATTTTTGCAAAGTTCTGAAAAGTTTACCGAGCAGTGGCTTGTAATCTTAAAACTTTCTACTGAATCAAATCCCTCTATATCTGGTACTCTGTTCTGTTTCAGTCAGCACAATATGGATGAAGCCGCTGTTCAAAACCAAGGCGAAACAGAAGCGAATAGTTTGACCATGATGAACTCTTTGTCGACAAAATTCTGTCTACAGGTCTGTTCCACTCTACTGAGGCACATAGATCAGGGTAAAtaggtttgaaattttttcagttttgaaATTGGCGCACTGGTTGATATAATTTcattgtgtatttttctttgccTGAGGTAGAGAAAAGTTATAGAAATGTGATTTCTTGCAGGTAAACCTACACCAGAATATGTAGAATTATTGTCACAGCTTTCGGCTAAACATTACGGTCCTCCCTTCACTGGATATCCAGGTTCAAATGGTAACAAAACTCCAGAACAGATGATCGATGGAGTCATCAGCACAATATCTTCGGAAGAATGTGATTCTAGGCCGTTTATACAGGTCCAGGTAAAGTGTTCCGATATAATTGAATGATGGCTGTAAAATGTTGAGTGATTTGGTACCTGTGTCcgtttttttttgacaaaagtAATTAGATTAATGTATTGTCTTTCTGTATTGAAGATCTAAGGTCAattacgtattttttaaattatttttgcaacaattaGGCTCCAGACGACGTTTCTAGTTTTCTTGAAACTGATGAAGATATGATGGTATTCACTTGTGGTCATCATTTTCCTGTATCTACGTATCACTCAGAAATTATTCCAAGGATGGAGGCAGAACTTTTGACGTCTGAAATTTCGCCGCTGCCACACACTGTTCAGTTCTTGAGTGATCTACTACGACGGCCTGGCAAAGTAGATACTATCTGTCCAGTATGTATACCACCTGCTCTTCAAAAAGTGGTAAAAACTGTACCTAAAAATTAAGTAAGTAGTGTATTTATATgctattcaaaaaaaaaatagtaaaacaTTGAAGGGTTGGAATTTTCTTTTGGGAGGATATGACTTTAGCCAGACGTTGATAAAAAGGTACACTGCTTGGAAAATTTCCAGCTTTGGTGATACTTACGCAAACTAATACGCCAATTCGTGTGGccatatgaataaaaaagtttaaatttattttgctgTAAGAGAACTACAATTTGCTATTAGATTTTGTATCGCTATGGGCCCGTGAAACTCAacccacaaaaaaaaaaaaaaaaactcgtataatttattcaagtttCGGGTCATTTCGGTCATTAGATTTTGTTATTCTCACTTGAGTATCATTAAATATTACACAGTTTAGAAagcagtttattttttttattattctcagCTTTGGCATCCCACTAATCTCCAGAGTTACTTGGAGCACGACACGTCTGCGATGTTGTGATGATAGTTAGAAAAATGATCTATTACTgtatttgtaataattaagTATATGATGTTAGGTGATCAAGCACAGTAATTATTTCGAAAGACAAAGATTCACCTCTTATTGTGTAATATCCATTGAATCAGATGCTGGTCGCAATAGTTTCGTATATAAGTGaatttgcatattttataATGAACTGCTACATTTAAAGCATACAAATTAAATTATGTCAGAGGTGAGTAAAcataattctaaaaaaatactttacaCTTCAATCAGCGGTGttgtacaatatatacatgtaacagTTTtggcgcgcgcgcgcgcgcgcgcgcgcgtgtgtgtgtgtgtgtgtgtgtgtgtgtgtgtgtgtgaagtTGACACACTTGAAGATAGATCCaaatttttcagtcaaatgaaaatggtaGTAATGTCCAtagttattaaaatttttttgtccagCACTTTTGGCACATTAATATTTGTTTTGATTTACgcgattttcaataatgcaAGTAATTATTACGAGCAAATCTTGTCATTAGGATATTTTTAATCTATGAAAATCACGCGATTCTGTAAATATGCAAATGTAGATTGAATACCTGATCGTTAAAGAAATTTCGAGacagcagagaaaaaaaattactacatTGATGTCCTGCAGACCAGGTTAAAGTTGTCACCACAAActtatgtaatttttatttactatttaATTATTCTATAGCATATACGAGTAGATTTCGTCATTGGGAACTTATTTCGGTAGAATAACTCGTATTTGAGCATAGTGCTGACTTATTCTACTTGGCAGAAAAAATGCTTAATATCCGCTAATAATGACTGTACTATAATTAGACATTGGAATATTCGataacttacaattagcgGGTAATAGGTACTGGAAACTCTTGacaattttaatattcaaatatgaAAGTAAATTATTGAACATCATAGCTACGTATTACTAAGTTgtcaaataattattataacttTATGATCTTTGTTTTTGAAGTTTAAATGCTTAGTTTTTCAGACGCAAAATACGTAAAAGTGAACTATAGGCGATTTGTTTGTTGGTTTTAGCCAGCACATGAGCACACATATACGTGAATTTTGCAGCCTAGATGGTTGTGAATGATAAGGTATTTCTGGAGTCTCTGAAGAGTTTGAGACTCGAtagaaattcagaaaaaaaatattcttcaaatatttaacATGCAAATTTGAAAGATGACGCAAAACTAAGATGAGTGCTGTTCAGATGTTATTTCACTTCGATTCAATAATCATTTTCGGTACTCTGTAGCTAATTGGTAATGTTTCAAGCCAAACAAAATAATAGCCAGACTTGCTGACATACGATTTCACATTCATCTAAACCCACAAAAGTCACATTTATGTGTATCATGTGGCCATATTCAGTCATTGAATAGAAATACCTACGGTTCACttttaatatgaaaattatcgTATAGTAGGAAATTTCAGGGTCTGTACTTAGATCTTCCATTATTACACTGAATAAGtctgtgcatatatatatagtataggGGAATAAACAGTAGTTGATTATTCACGTTGTGCGATAGAGTAGTATATATTCGAAATAGAAAGTTTAAGATGAATTGAAGTGAAACAAATggttattgttaattttttctaaaaagaAGATCCAAATTTCATATACAACCTCATCCATCTAGCACTATGTAGTATTTGGACAGAGAAATTGTTTCGTCACAACTGCTAGTGTATGAtgattatgtatatgtatatatatatatatacacacacacttgggtggtccttaaaaaggtcatttttgaacTTCGACCGTCTCATCCcccaaataattcgaaaataattccttcattttttcagatattcaCCTCAACTCGAACTCCTCCTGCCAACTGGATGAATTTCTCCATTTAAAATGCACGTGTTTCGGACACATTCTcaacatatattttattgtaagagtaataatgtcagaaaaaatttttaactgcGAATGTTTAGTAAGCATTAGCACATCATCATACCAGGTAATTTAGACGAATTGCACTtcttttgaatgaaaaaaaagtcagattTCGAGGGTGTGCAATTCGTTTAGATTGTCTGGTTTGATTatgtgtattttttgtttaaataatagCACCAACACCCGCTAAAACTTTGAAGATACAGATTCtttggaacattattactccaataaaatatatactgagaagcagtccgaaacacgtgtacatattttgaatGGAGAAATCCATCCTGTTGGCGAGAGAGGTCAGAGTTGAGGAaagaatctaaaaaaattagggaattattttaaaattatatagaGTCAATTTGGGAGGTGGGACggtcgaaatttaaaaatgacttTTTTAAGGATCACCCTAATATTAACAACACACGCAAACATATATTATGTGCTGCTGAATATATACAAATGTATATAAAACGTATAAAACCCCTATGCTACATCTAAAAGTCATGCCTTTTCCGTTATAGAGACGTCTTCACGAAGttatcaaatttgaattagCCTTCATCTTTGTATCAGTATACTAGTCAATTGTGTTAATCCACAATTTAAATGGACATCAAAGTCTGATTACCATTAGATTTCGTTATGGTTCATTAGAAagttattttgaatttgtgaTTTCTAGTAGCACAAGTATAGTAAACAATACGAAATAATGTATCAATTCTTagtttattgattatttttctcaaaaatagTAACATTTACAATGCACTGAACCTTCATAGAccaaattgatattttattgtgTGAATATTACTAGTAGTTCCCGTGAAAGAAAATCGGTTTTATAAGTATGGTAATTGAATCGGGTTCTtgcagaaattatttttacgataAATGCGATTAGTTCCAAATGGAGTATCTCAATTATACGACTAAAATACCGAATTCGAATGGGACgctattattaattatcacaTTGAAATCTTGAAATCTTCGCTTGCACCCCCAAATCTCTATTTCTCTAtattgaaactattttttcaaataatgttATGAAAGGATAGTGCAGTACCACT
It encodes the following:
- the LOC124302669 gene encoding uncharacterized protein LOC124302669 — encoded protein: MAEIEAAEGSQSTINLLDENLFELRCLLKAGEISHSARSEIGRKQLLAFTTGNADLVLHYQPDVDCPPIVKRIPWFQGSYKRISALCFDPSGSWLLTASIDGSLYIVPALALVDENTSLDHRWATNDVTSFSSLNTQSSYARPSALVWWQGVVDCSHVGIIGTEHGEIVLVNLENGCQVGLTNVTGNVANLHICQDSSLDVVSLLITNQTHQQWRLILEQRTNGYVYPLEGGKPFHRSNPLLHSSGGLSDEVKNFPTTRSRLQGLKQLSVEKLAILKQKLAETRSRSLTGSSARRDSSSSSGTDETITVGLSRHFSERREDLLNPELVPRDMFLTPQYTRQGQHLYTGYHPPTNHLTIHETEASMVPLYVHKMPSFCHNILLTQRLFYVTDVHQKSLLIISCPLSETRIGGDTEFNPESVIGRFSFARNNEIIDKVYRVTDFKVTTTKDTSGNSENQYGIPKKVEDIKADIPLVDTCIIVTNFAIYKIEVRRPLLSVFMDLVLKHKELEKAERLALVFGMNLQHLLENAGDILLSNKEFSRAIVLYKLSRCRLLKSVLKFASAGHTTELLSYVTGCLVPPSVIELSVTTRIHLSNLSVMAFTELTLRASAQQSNQTHKQFSNFLASNTFYDEVLAVNVAGQTGLWEVLQQLATQRGLYHQVLEVLMKVVRSLNLSSSQPAHHQLDSGLLMCLSESGLIQAMLVCPNLAKHHTAFVLANLATLQLFALQRLTALYDPTSPVLRPLLIRCRARHRTTSHSSQSSQFDSLDLTETLDEVGAPVEEFIETFLLILLTLIHKKSPALNYEPKLMHRIPVSNTERDIDDVNSNADFKRRALSAGFSHVALIRNNNVYTWGNAAQGCLGTGPTMSRYGSPQIIPTFQSMKVEVLSVSCGRCHSLAVTNNGIYAWGASQFGQLGLEKKLQCPNPELIVTLAHEIIVDAVAGQYHSVALTKDGRVFTWGWGVHGQLGHGNTIEKNIPTLVTSLLGTIVRQISAGHAHTLVLTADGDVYSFGSNVFGQLGNGTNIKSSLPIKVTLLPEKIWLITTGYFQNLAVTATNKLYTWGASPQVLRLQAQAQKKARILQQRVASDKVTQYIETLDKYNEIAQDSDSIAQSEQNNAQINETENSNEDSTNTTEQSKQTASIKLPTSPRLRGINVGAIEEAQTHLQPSLVDTSSVCGQIVQISTGCHHSCLLTKDGSVYVWGRNLDGQIGNGSRREVTIPMPLSYNPISSTPKVPPRHNGYKANEKRQSPDTDNGNANGGGNHNDGRSNYVPTNGNEDARRDEANRAIKAVSLCCGCDYTVAMQPGGTVLAWGSNNTAQLGRPPVEDSRGVERKLVLLKSSRRIVRLPHAAHSTLDTPSQVPNIPTPVISYRSYDVTPLAGLVQPLTVVEKSLGETTLHYILERLNGLYDSAKIMDKCIQLGNYQAASKISLLEHNFTDALSHQLKMLNTSHLKLYKFSYKCDRNQVETDSSVDLNDMAKAVGNSLTSDAQTRHIKENTELFDKHMEQNLVDTLEESEEKKKMKMSASRSLDSFQSLEQELYTFDCQGGSEELCEDSKSEDISLDITEDALDSVYDEQKKNTFSENVPAFVKNAAQAGENSLPNLSDLTSAPRMSEELDFITRNLNHQKNANCATVSEDEQFLAQKKINVINRNILGNEAKGNQENAIVSEATSIVEFYVSEIEDESHATMREVLQIAIEFWIKHNLPIENLENILLRHMSKFFYPLGLLLFCQHNMDEAAVQNQGETEANSLTMMNSLSTKFCLQVCSTLLRHIDQGKPTPEYVELLSQLSAKHYGPPFTGYPGSNGNKTPEQMIDGVISTISSEECDSRPFIQVQAPDDVSSFLETDEDMMVFTCGHHFPVSTYHSEIIPRMEAELLTSEISPLPHTVQFLSDLLRRPGKVDTICPVCIPPALQKVVKTVPKN